The proteins below come from a single Papaver somniferum cultivar HN1 chromosome 11, ASM357369v1, whole genome shotgun sequence genomic window:
- the LOC113324018 gene encoding probable inactive receptor kinase At4g23740: MYWLEEEVSKVEHFIRLKQLNPEKYCFQLLDPELVKQYGKFKEQLIEMLRIARICVSHWAPEMDDVVKMVENVGRDFALLENPSFRDDASVAFFSRSMGGVGRTSLPEGLDLKVLQKHRSKTIEDNNSPNPSRAYVTDNISNATLYETAQLVLVTRFRTLKSYDEWMYNQIKSEHHQHMELVERVRHENVAPLKAYYYSFSYPKAIDHPTRPIPVEGTHQQGLEIILVYDYYKEGSIFQMLHGKTKIPFGWDARLRVAVGVARGIAYIHKQNDGDFFHGKIKSSNIFLNAKNYGCVSDLGKCLGGYAEPDVSFCNKFGQESDIYCYGVFLVELVTGSTPIYPAWGDQTDCPMLVDFRHYFCISNFVVKSFLEAHVRSKQSNPDAACCNALDPELLMHYEEITEQVIQILQIAMDCVSEPALKIDDVLKDVEGIGRLQLPLEFQDPLQDE, from the exons ATGTATTGGTTGGAGGAAGAAGTTAGTAAGGTTGAGCACTTCATTCGTCTTAAGCAACTAAATCCAGAAAAGTACTGCTTTCAACTATTGGACCCTGAATTAGTGAAGCAGTATGGAAAATTTAAAGAACAGTTGATAGAGATGCTACGGATAGCAAGGATTTGCGTTTCACATTGGGCACCGGAAATGGATGATGTGGTGAAAATGGTGGAGAATGTTGGACGAGATTTCGCGCTGTTGGAGAATCCGTCATTTAGAGATGATGCGAGTGTTGCATTTTTTAGTAGATCTATGGGTGGGGTTGGAAGGACAAGTTTACCAGAAGGATTAGATTTGAAAGTGTTGCAGAAACATCGTTCTAAAACGATCGAGGACAACAATTCGCCAAACCCTTCGAGAGCATACGTAACAGATAATATATCGAATGCGACCCTGTACGAGACTGCTCAATTGGTTTTAGTAACGAGGTTTCGGACTCTCAAGTCATATGATGAATGGATGTACAATCAAATAAAAAGTGAACACCACCAACACATGGAATTGGTTGAGAGGGTTAGGCACGAAAATGTGGCTCCACTTAAGGCATATTACTATTCTTTTAGTTATCCTAAAGCTATCGATCATCCCACACGCCCTATACCTGTTGAAGGTACGCATCAGCAGGGCTTAGAGATAATTTTGGTGTATGATTACTATAAAGAGGGTAGTATTTTTCAGATGTTGCACG GAAAAACAAAGATTCCTTTTGGCTGGGATGCTAGACTAAGGGTCGCGGTTGGCGTAGCAAGAGGCATTGCTTATATACACAAACAAAATGATGGAGATTTTTTCCATGGAAAAATTAAATCCTCAAATATTTTCCTAAATGCCAAAAATTACGGTTGCGTTTCAGACCTTGGCAAATGTCTTGGTGGATATGCAGAGCCTGACGTGAGCTTCTGCAACAAATTTGGCCAAGAATCAGATATATACTGCTATGGGGTTTTTCTGGTGGAACTCGTAACAGGGTCTACCCCTATTTATCCCGCATGGGGTGATCAAACTGATTGCCCTATGCTTGTTGATTTTAGGCATTATTTTTGTATTAGCAATTTCGTTGTTAAGTCTTTTCTTGAGGCTCATGTTCGTAGCAAGCAGTCAAATCCAGATGCAGCTTGTTGTAATGCATTGGATCCAGAATTACTAATGCAttacgaagaaataacagaacagGTGATACAGATCCTACAGATAGCTATGGATTGTGTTTCAGAACCAGCGCTGAAAATTGATGACGTGCTGAAAGATGTGGAGGGTATTGGACGATTACAACTCCCGCTTGAATTTCAAGATCCACTCCAAGATGAATGA